From Draconibacterium halophilum, one genomic window encodes:
- a CDS encoding GNAT family N-acetyltransferase, with protein sequence MKDIITPISREEIYAELTPEKLLRTTNKGGNEIYIITAHDSPAIMHELGRLREITFRNAGGGTGKETDIDSYDTAENPYKQLIVWDPDAKEILGGYRYVLCADAPRDKNGDIKLATSRVFHFSKEFEENYLPYTLELGRSFVQPAYQSSKAGAKALFALDNLWDGLGALTVDHPEIKYFFGKITMYEHFHNEARNLIQYFFKKYFRDKDDLVYPFNPVEFNIDIPAMEKLFVGPGYKEDYKTLVQNVRIYGENIPPLVNAYMNLSPSMKTFGTIKNEVFGNVLETGIILTIKDIYEVKVDRHIETYIKGKEDDEWPTPE encoded by the coding sequence ATGAAGGACATAATAACACCTATATCAAGAGAAGAAATTTATGCAGAGCTAACTCCTGAAAAATTACTTCGGACAACCAACAAAGGTGGCAACGAAATATATATTATAACGGCACATGATTCGCCCGCAATTATGCACGAGTTGGGGCGTTTGCGGGAAATCACGTTTAGAAATGCCGGAGGCGGCACAGGTAAAGAAACCGACATTGACAGTTATGATACTGCAGAAAATCCCTATAAACAACTGATTGTTTGGGATCCTGACGCAAAAGAAATATTAGGTGGTTACCGCTATGTGTTGTGTGCAGATGCACCACGTGATAAAAATGGCGATATAAAACTAGCTACTTCCAGGGTTTTTCATTTTTCAAAAGAATTTGAGGAGAACTACCTGCCTTATACTCTCGAACTGGGCCGGTCGTTTGTACAACCTGCCTACCAGTCGAGCAAAGCCGGAGCAAAAGCGCTGTTTGCCCTCGACAACCTTTGGGATGGGCTGGGAGCTTTGACTGTTGACCATCCAGAGATCAAATATTTCTTTGGAAAAATTACGATGTACGAGCATTTTCATAATGAAGCTCGTAATCTGATTCAGTATTTCTTTAAAAAGTATTTCCGCGACAAAGACGACTTAGTATATCCTTTTAATCCTGTTGAATTCAACATCGATATCCCGGCCATGGAGAAGCTTTTTGTGGGTCCCGGATATAAAGAAGATTATAAAACTCTGGTCCAAAATGTAAGGATATACGGAGAAAACATTCCTCCGCTGGTTAATGCCTATATGAACCTCTCGCCCTCAATGAAAACCTTTGGAACGATTAAGAATGAGGTATTTGGAAATGTACTTGAAACCGGAATAATTTTAACGATTAAAGATATTTACGAAGTAAAAGTCGATCGCCACATTGAAACTTATATAAAAGGTAAAGAAGACGATGAATGGCCAACTCCGGAATAA
- a CDS encoding amidophosphoribosyltransferase produces the protein MSDQIKHECGIALVRLLKPLSYYHEKYGTWKYGLNKMYLLMEKQHNRGQDGAGICCVKSDLDPGNPYISRFRSVEPNPIKDVFDKVNKPLKKAKRHNFDINDPEWAENNFPFAGTLYLGHLRYGTFGKNSIDFTHPVMRQNNWKSRNLVLAGNFNLTNTDELFNVLLNLGQHPKAYTDTVTALEKVGHFLDEENQYLFRKYKNEGCGNNEISPLIEQNLDIQNILERASKDWDGGYAMAGLIGHGDAFVVRDPWGIRPAHYYADDEIVVVASERPVIQTVMDLQESDVQEIGPGEGLIVKKSGKISKEMIRVPHKRKSCSFERIYFSRGSDKAIYQERKQLGRLLTPVVLEAVDYDYENTVFSYIPNTAETAFYGLVEGVRHHLVDWKIDQIQQKNGALTDKDIKRILSFEPRVEKIAIKDVKLRTFIADDASRDDLVAHVYDVTYGVIQKDKDTLVIIDDSIVRGTTLKKSILKILDRLKPKKIIVVSSAPQIRYPDCYGIDMARLDKFIAFNAAIELLKDHGKESVIQQVYKKCKEQENLPKEEMVNYVREIYKQFTAEEVSAKIAELLKPEDCNAEIEIVYQSIENLHKACPNDLGDWYFTGNFPTPGGNRVVNGSFINYVEGKDARAY, from the coding sequence ATGAGTGACCAGATTAAACATGAGTGTGGTATTGCTTTAGTTCGTTTGTTAAAACCCCTTTCTTATTACCATGAAAAATATGGTACCTGGAAGTACGGACTGAACAAGATGTACCTTTTAATGGAAAAACAGCACAACCGGGGACAGGACGGCGCCGGAATTTGCTGTGTAAAATCAGACCTCGATCCTGGGAATCCGTATATAAGTCGGTTCCGCTCGGTTGAGCCCAATCCAATAAAAGATGTTTTTGATAAGGTAAATAAACCTTTGAAAAAAGCCAAGCGCCACAACTTCGATATAAACGACCCTGAATGGGCCGAAAACAACTTTCCGTTTGCCGGGACCCTTTATCTGGGGCACCTGCGCTACGGAACTTTTGGAAAGAACAGTATTGATTTTACGCATCCGGTAATGCGCCAAAATAACTGGAAGTCGCGTAACCTGGTATTGGCAGGTAACTTTAACCTGACCAATACAGATGAGCTTTTTAATGTATTACTTAACCTGGGGCAGCACCCAAAAGCTTATACTGATACCGTAACTGCACTTGAAAAAGTGGGCCATTTTTTAGATGAGGAAAACCAGTATCTTTTCCGAAAATATAAAAACGAAGGCTGCGGTAATAACGAGATTTCACCGTTGATTGAACAAAACCTCGATATTCAGAACATTTTGGAACGTGCCTCAAAAGACTGGGATGGAGGTTATGCTATGGCCGGATTGATTGGCCATGGCGATGCTTTTGTTGTTCGCGATCCGTGGGGGATTCGTCCGGCGCACTATTATGCCGACGATGAAATTGTGGTGGTTGCTTCAGAGCGCCCCGTAATTCAAACGGTAATGGATTTGCAGGAAAGCGATGTGCAGGAAATTGGCCCGGGAGAAGGATTGATAGTAAAAAAGAGCGGAAAAATTTCGAAAGAGATGATCCGTGTGCCGCATAAAAGAAAATCGTGTTCGTTCGAACGCATTTATTTCTCGCGTGGTAGCGACAAAGCAATTTACCAGGAGCGAAAGCAGTTGGGGCGTTTGCTAACACCAGTTGTTTTGGAAGCTGTGGATTACGATTATGAAAATACTGTTTTCTCGTACATCCCGAATACAGCAGAAACCGCCTTTTATGGATTGGTTGAAGGCGTTCGCCATCATTTGGTAGACTGGAAAATCGATCAGATTCAGCAGAAAAACGGAGCATTAACCGATAAGGATATTAAGCGCATTTTGTCGTTTGAGCCGAGGGTGGAGAAAATTGCCATCAAAGATGTAAAGCTGCGAACTTTTATTGCAGATGATGCAAGCCGCGATGATTTGGTGGCCCATGTTTACGACGTTACTTACGGAGTAATTCAAAAAGATAAAGACACGCTGGTAATTATCGATGATTCGATTGTGCGTGGTACAACCTTGAAAAAGAGTATTTTAAAAATACTTGACCGGTTGAAACCTAAAAAGATCATTGTGGTTTCATCGGCTCCGCAGATTCGTTATCCCGACTGTTACGGAATTGATATGGCTCGTTTAGATAAATTTATTGCATTTAATGCCGCTATCGAGTTGCTGAAAGATCATGGTAAAGAGTCGGTAATTCAGCAGGTTTATAAAAAATGTAAGGAGCAGGAGAATTTGCCAAAAGAAGAAATGGTGAACTATGTACGCGAAATTTATAAGCAGTTTACTGCTGAGGAAGTCTCTGCAAAGATTGCCGAATTGTTGAAGCCGGAAGATTGTAATGCAGAAATTGAGATTGTGTATCAGTCGATTGAAAACCTGCATAAGGCTTGCCCAAATGATTTGGGCGACTGGTATTTTACCGGTAATTTCCCAACTCCGGGAGGAAACAGGGTGGTAAACGGATCGTTTATTAACTATGTTGAAGGTAAAGACGCCAGGGCATACTAG
- a CDS encoding SPOR domain-containing protein, producing the protein MRTFLLVLVGLLATNFLFAQVDFSEEIVADTSSIAILERLDVNRDARLDKMLKWHIEKNQKREGMDGYRVEIFFSSSLDAKEQALNLKTEFLTNYPDFPVHIKFIAPNFRVRVGDFRTKNEALKLYKQVQEDYPAAFIVPDVIEFPLLKQNQYE; encoded by the coding sequence ATGAGGACTTTTTTGCTGGTTTTAGTTGGTCTGTTGGCCACAAATTTCTTGTTTGCTCAGGTTGATTTTTCTGAAGAAATTGTTGCTGATACAAGCAGCATTGCTATTTTGGAACGACTGGATGTGAACAGAGACGCACGGCTCGACAAAATGCTAAAATGGCATATTGAAAAGAACCAAAAAAGAGAGGGGATGGATGGATACAGAGTTGAGATCTTTTTTAGTTCGAGTTTAGACGCTAAAGAGCAAGCCCTTAACCTGAAAACTGAATTTCTGACAAACTACCCCGATTTTCCCGTTCATATAAAATTTATTGCACCGAACTTTCGGGTTCGTGTAGGCGATTTTAGAACGAAAAATGAAGCTTTGAAGTTGTATAAGCAAGTTCAAGAAGACTATCCCGCTGCTTTTATTGTTCCTGATGTAATCGAATTTCCATTGTTGAAACAAAATCAGTATGAGTGA
- a CDS encoding carboxymuconolactone decarboxylase family protein: MGNSVEEFGSYRAKMNEKILASDNKVMKRIFSLDTLTYKEGALGANVKEMLGLATSLVLRCDDCVKYHLEKCHELKVTTNEVFEVFSVANVVGGTICIPHTRRAVEYWEELNNLKKD, translated from the coding sequence ATGGGAAATTCAGTGGAAGAATTTGGCAGCTACAGGGCAAAAATGAATGAAAAAATACTGGCTTCGGACAATAAAGTTATGAAGCGGATTTTTAGCCTTGACACGCTGACCTACAAAGAAGGAGCCCTGGGTGCCAATGTGAAAGAAATGCTGGGACTAGCCACTTCGCTGGTATTGCGTTGCGACGACTGTGTAAAATATCACCTGGAAAAATGCCACGAATTAAAGGTTACTACCAACGAAGTTTTTGAAGTTTTTAGTGTGGCCAACGTAGTAGGTGGAACGATCTGCATTCCCCACACACGAAGAGCCGTTGAATATTGGGAAGAACTTAACAATTTGAAAAAAGATTAA
- a CDS encoding NifB/NifX family molybdenum-iron cluster-binding protein, translated as MSKIFAITSSGKTEKSFLDLRFGKCEYIVLFDVDKNQYSIEENQFIEKPHSGIKLVDFLKEQGVTTIVTGEVGPMVSERLEKEKLQLVLLHEERIRVDEIMDRIGA; from the coding sequence ATGAGTAAAATATTTGCGATTACATCCTCAGGCAAAACAGAAAAGTCTTTTCTCGATCTTCGTTTTGGGAAATGTGAGTACATTGTACTTTTTGACGTTGATAAAAACCAGTATTCCATTGAGGAGAATCAGTTTATAGAAAAACCGCACAGTGGAATTAAATTAGTTGACTTTTTAAAAGAGCAGGGAGTTACTACTATTGTAACCGGCGAAGTAGGCCCGATGGTTAGCGAGCGTCTTGAAAAAGAAAAACTACAACTCGTGCTTTTACACGAAGAGCGCATCAGGGTTGACGAAATTATGGACCGAATAGGAGCCTAG
- the yjjX gene encoding inosine/xanthosine triphosphatase: protein MKIVVASKNPVKVNATNLGFRTYFNEAKVQGVSVESGVPDQPKSDEETLKGAINRAENARKEFYDADFWVGIEGGLSVTNNEIEAFAWIVILSGEKKGKARTSTFQLPRKVAELIADGYELGEANDILFKQENSKQKSGAVGLLTGNKINRTVLYKQAVELALVPFLNPELY, encoded by the coding sequence ATGAAAATTGTTGTTGCCTCAAAAAATCCGGTAAAAGTAAATGCCACCAATTTAGGATTTCGTACTTATTTCAATGAAGCAAAAGTACAGGGGGTTTCGGTAGAATCAGGTGTTCCCGATCAGCCAAAAAGTGATGAAGAAACATTAAAAGGTGCGATAAACCGTGCCGAAAATGCCCGCAAAGAATTTTATGATGCCGACTTTTGGGTGGGAATTGAAGGTGGCCTTTCAGTAACGAACAACGAGATTGAGGCTTTCGCCTGGATAGTAATTTTATCAGGAGAAAAAAAGGGGAAGGCACGCACAAGCACTTTTCAACTGCCGCGCAAAGTAGCAGAGTTAATTGCCGATGGATATGAGTTGGGCGAGGCCAACGATATTTTGTTCAAACAGGAAAACTCAAAACAAAAAAGCGGTGCAGTGGGGCTTTTAACGGGGAATAAAATTAACCGGACTGTCCTTTATAAACAGGCTGTTGAGTTGGCTTTGGTGCCGTTTTTAAACCCTGAATTATATTAA
- a CDS encoding GNAT family N-acetyltransferase: protein MVIRQATLNDHKTLVDFQLAMAHETEGIELHRPTVEKGVAAVLNNSTKGNYYVAEINGQVVSSLLTTFEWSDWRNGTILWIQSVYVMPDFRRKGVYRSMYAHIKEKVMQTDDLNGIRLYADKTNAAAQKTYEKLGMNQEHYVMFEWMK from the coding sequence ATGGTAATACGACAAGCAACTTTAAATGATCACAAAACTCTCGTAGATTTTCAGCTGGCAATGGCGCACGAAACTGAAGGCATTGAACTGCATCGGCCTACAGTTGAAAAAGGTGTTGCAGCGGTTTTAAACAACAGCACCAAGGGCAACTATTACGTTGCCGAAATAAACGGGCAGGTAGTAAGTTCGCTGTTAACTACTTTCGAGTGGAGCGACTGGCGCAATGGAACAATTTTGTGGATTCAATCGGTTTATGTGATGCCCGATTTTAGAAGAAAAGGAGTTTACCGCAGTATGTACGCCCACATAAAAGAGAAGGTGATGCAAACCGACGACCTTAACGGAATTCGACTTTACGCCGACAAAACAAACGCAGCAGCACAAAAAACTTACGAAAAACTGGGTATGAACCAGGAACACTATGTAATGTTTGAATGGATGAAGTAG
- a CDS encoding AlbA family DNA-binding domain-containing protein: protein MSSYIYKLIAEGEHQQQDFKFCINDSKKIARSLVAFANTDGGRLLIGVKDNGKIAGISSDEEFYMIEAAAKIYSKPQIDFTTHQWTIEGKTVLKIEIEASDKKPYFAKDENGKWLAYIRQKDENILAHKIQIEIWRKEKSSKGVYLTYSDDERFLIDYLKNNESITFSKFIRKARLSRKKAEEILSNFVLIDIIKMHTTLEGTYFTLNTEFDKEEIEKFG, encoded by the coding sequence ATGAGCAGTTACATCTATAAACTTATTGCAGAAGGAGAACATCAGCAGCAGGATTTTAAGTTTTGTATTAACGACTCGAAAAAAATTGCCCGATCGCTGGTGGCTTTTGCTAATACCGATGGCGGACGTCTGCTCATTGGGGTAAAAGATAACGGCAAAATTGCCGGCATTAGCAGCGATGAAGAATTTTATATGATAGAAGCGGCAGCAAAAATCTACAGCAAACCGCAAATTGATTTTACCACCCACCAATGGACAATTGAGGGTAAAACCGTTCTGAAAATCGAAATTGAAGCCAGCGATAAAAAACCATATTTTGCAAAAGACGAAAACGGAAAATGGCTGGCTTATATACGACAGAAAGACGAAAACATACTGGCCCATAAAATACAAATTGAAATATGGAGAAAGGAAAAAAGTTCGAAAGGCGTTTATTTAACTTACTCCGACGACGAGCGTTTTCTTATCGACTACCTAAAAAATAATGAATCCATTACCTTCTCGAAATTCATAAGAAAGGCACGTTTATCGCGCAAAAAGGCAGAAGAAATCCTCAGTAACTTTGTACTTATCGACATTATTAAAATGCATACAACACTGGAAGGAACCTATTTTACACTAAACACGGAATTCGATAAAGAAGAAATTGAAAAGTTCGGCTAA
- a CDS encoding alkaline phosphatase, with amino-acid sequence MLQRLFFLLALCALSIGTFAQDAYLNAESENTDKIYQAGEPYEVKMYPHNFKTDKPKNIIFLIGDGMGVSQVFSGITANQGHLFIENCRHIGFSKTQSSDDYITDSAAGGTALACGVKTYNGAIGVNADTVKVKSILEEAEDKGLATGLVSTSSITHATPASFIAHQSSRNMYEAIAADFLNTDIDVFIGGGNDHFTKRKDGRNLANELKEKGYTVETDINKIAKVKSGKLAGLTAGVHNGRMEERGEMLPVATSAALNILDKNDKGFFLMIEGSQIDWGGHASSTVYIVEDMLDFDQTVGKALEFAANDGETLVLVTADHETGGMALTGGNISTGTVKADYATTGHTAVMVPVFAYGPGAEEFMGIMENTDIHDKMKKLLLGK; translated from the coding sequence ATGTTACAAAGATTATTTTTTTTACTCGCTTTATGTGCCCTAAGCATTGGCACATTTGCGCAAGATGCATATTTAAATGCCGAATCTGAAAATACAGATAAAATTTACCAGGCAGGTGAACCGTATGAGGTAAAAATGTATCCGCACAATTTTAAAACGGATAAACCCAAAAACATTATTTTCCTTATTGGCGATGGTATGGGAGTAAGCCAGGTTTTCTCAGGAATTACAGCCAACCAGGGGCACCTTTTTATTGAAAACTGCCGTCACATTGGTTTCTCAAAAACCCAATCTTCCGACGATTACATTACCGACTCGGCAGCCGGTGGAACAGCTTTAGCGTGTGGCGTAAAAACCTACAACGGAGCAATTGGTGTTAATGCCGATACTGTAAAAGTAAAATCAATACTCGAGGAAGCCGAAGACAAAGGACTGGCTACAGGACTGGTTTCAACATCGTCCATTACACACGCCACCCCGGCATCGTTTATTGCGCATCAATCCAGCCGGAATATGTACGAAGCCATAGCCGCAGATTTCCTGAATACGGATATTGATGTATTTATTGGCGGAGGAAATGACCATTTTACCAAACGCAAAGATGGTCGTAATTTGGCCAACGAATTAAAAGAAAAAGGCTACACGGTGGAAACCGATATTAACAAGATAGCCAAAGTTAAAAGTGGAAAACTTGCCGGACTAACCGCCGGTGTTCACAATGGCAGAATGGAGGAACGCGGCGAGATGTTGCCTGTTGCAACATCTGCGGCCCTCAACATTCTTGATAAAAACGACAAAGGCTTCTTTCTTATGATTGAAGGTTCGCAAATCGACTGGGGAGGCCATGCCAGCAGCACCGTTTACATCGTAGAAGACATGCTTGATTTTGACCAGACAGTGGGAAAAGCGCTGGAATTTGCTGCCAACGATGGCGAAACACTTGTATTGGTTACTGCCGATCACGAAACCGGTGGCATGGCATTAACCGGCGGCAACATAAGTACCGGCACGGTAAAAGCCGATTACGCTACAACCGGACACACTGCAGTTATGGTTCCGGTATTTGCGTATGGCCCGGGAGCTGAAGAATTTATGGGCATCATGGAAAATACCGATATTCACGATAAGATGAAAAAGCTACTACTTGGCAAATAG
- a CDS encoding bile acid:sodium symporter family protein, whose translation MKEALEVLDNVRLNFSPTGLFALNVTIAFIMFGVALDIKIEHFKQLIMRPKSVIVGIISQFILLPAVTFLIVLLINPTPTVALGMLLIASCPGGNISNFMSALAKGNLALSVSLTAIATLAATFMTPINFALWGDLFINFYNNKGAGDYLVPIKIDFFQMVQTVVILLGIPVIAGLLMAQYFPMITYKIKKPIRKISIVIFIGFVIALLSANFEHFKNFVHLVFIIVLIHNALALLTGFTISSIFCLPRIDKRTITIETGIQNSGLALVLMFNPKIFPPELELGGMTIIAAWWGVWHILSGFAVSSFMARFKLTR comes from the coding sequence ATGAAAGAAGCATTGGAAGTTCTCGATAATGTCAGGCTCAATTTCTCTCCCACCGGCTTATTTGCACTTAATGTTACTATTGCATTTATAATGTTTGGTGTTGCCCTCGACATTAAAATCGAGCATTTCAAACAACTTATAATGCGTCCCAAATCAGTTATTGTTGGTATTATCTCACAATTTATTCTTCTTCCTGCAGTAACATTTTTAATTGTTTTGCTAATAAATCCTACGCCAACAGTAGCACTCGGAATGTTGTTAATTGCATCGTGTCCGGGCGGGAATATTTCAAATTTTATGAGTGCACTGGCAAAAGGGAACCTTGCGTTATCGGTAAGTTTAACAGCCATTGCCACGCTTGCAGCCACTTTTATGACCCCCATAAACTTTGCACTGTGGGGCGACCTTTTTATCAATTTTTACAATAATAAAGGTGCGGGCGATTACCTTGTACCCATTAAAATCGATTTCTTCCAAATGGTACAAACCGTTGTAATTTTACTGGGCATTCCGGTTATTGCCGGTTTGCTGATGGCTCAATATTTCCCGATGATCACGTATAAAATAAAAAAGCCAATTCGGAAAATATCAATCGTTATTTTTATCGGGTTTGTAATTGCCTTATTAAGTGCCAACTTCGAACATTTCAAAAATTTCGTTCACCTGGTATTTATTATCGTACTTATCCATAATGCACTGGCGCTTCTGACAGGTTTTACTATCAGCAGTATATTTTGTTTGCCCCGAATTGATAAACGAACGATTACCATAGAAACCGGTATCCAGAATTCTGGTCTGGCGCTGGTACTCATGTTCAATCCAAAAATATTCCCTCCCGAACTGGAACTGGGCGGGATGACAATTATTGCTGCCTGGTGGGGTGTTTGGCATATTTTAAGCGGATTTGCGGTATCTTCGTTTATGGCACGTTTTAAATTAACCAGATAA
- a CDS encoding 1-acyl-sn-glycerol-3-phosphate acyltransferase: protein MKYEKWSLGYWLFKQYVRFVDRIIHHKVILNGEAHIPKSKPILFAPNHQNALSDPMAILLHTRFQPVWLARADIFKPGIITFLLRIMKIMPVYRMRDGKDQLAKNEKTFADSIKVLENNCALALFPEAAHSAKRQMLSHKKAVPRIVFQAEEKAENNLDIHIVPTGIYYSSYWKFNRSVLVNFEKPILVNDFLQAYRENPSTAILALRDALEKAIEPLTLNIKSKANYESFELIRSIYGKAFARKTGQQKDFISCFQSDQHLVRKLDELETTNNEKTDQICKAAKSYDANVRKHGLRSWLVEEPGSNFLKLGLNKLILVITLPFFAFGFVFNALPFFAIDIVVRKKVKDFAFWSTFSLVLGFTLFPIVYLLELWAVSAWLPLWWHKLLFFASLPFAGKLAFRWYILLLKTIGRGRLFFLKSFKKQQWQKLKNQQEQLFDELNKIS, encoded by the coding sequence ATGAAGTATGAAAAGTGGTCGTTGGGATACTGGCTTTTTAAGCAGTATGTCCGTTTTGTCGACCGGATTATTCATCATAAAGTTATTTTAAACGGAGAAGCTCACATCCCGAAAAGCAAACCGATACTTTTTGCACCTAACCATCAAAATGCATTGAGCGACCCGATGGCTATTCTTTTACACACCCGTTTTCAGCCGGTGTGGCTGGCGCGCGCTGATATTTTTAAACCCGGCATTATTACTTTTCTATTACGTATTATGAAAATTATGCCTGTTTATCGTATGCGCGACGGAAAAGATCAGCTGGCAAAAAATGAAAAAACTTTTGCCGATTCAATTAAAGTATTGGAGAACAATTGTGCGCTGGCGCTGTTCCCCGAGGCGGCTCACTCGGCAAAAAGGCAAATGTTATCGCACAAAAAGGCAGTTCCACGTATCGTTTTTCAGGCTGAAGAAAAAGCGGAGAACAACCTTGATATCCACATTGTGCCAACCGGAATCTATTACAGCAGTTACTGGAAATTCAACCGCAGCGTGCTGGTTAATTTCGAGAAGCCAATACTGGTAAACGATTTCCTGCAAGCCTACCGGGAAAATCCAAGCACAGCCATATTGGCGCTGCGCGATGCACTGGAGAAAGCCATTGAGCCACTCACCCTAAACATTAAAAGCAAAGCGAATTATGAGAGTTTTGAGCTTATCCGATCGATTTACGGAAAAGCCTTTGCCCGAAAAACCGGCCAACAGAAAGATTTTATAAGTTGTTTTCAAAGCGATCAGCATCTGGTGAGAAAGCTGGATGAACTGGAAACGACCAACAACGAAAAAACCGATCAGATTTGTAAGGCTGCAAAAAGCTATGATGCAAATGTGCGAAAACATGGTTTGCGCTCCTGGTTGGTTGAAGAACCGGGGAGTAATTTCCTGAAACTTGGCCTGAATAAACTCATCTTAGTGATCACTTTACCCTTTTTTGCTTTTGGCTTTGTGTTTAACGCCTTGCCGTTTTTTGCCATCGATATCGTTGTGCGAAAAAAAGTAAAAGACTTTGCCTTCTGGAGTACGTTTTCGTTGGTTCTGGGATTTACCCTCTTCCCCATCGTATATTTACTCGAGCTTTGGGCCGTTTCAGCGTGGCTTCCTTTGTGGTGGCATAAACTGTTGTTTTTTGCCTCGCTCCCTTTTGCCGGAAAACTGGCATTTCGCTGGTACATTCTTTTGCTTAAAACAATTGGCCGGGGTCGGCTTTTCTTTTTGAAAAGTTTCAAAAAACAACAATGGCAAAAACTTAAAAATCAACAGGAACAACTTTTTGATGAACTCAATAAAATCAGTTAA
- a CDS encoding DNA alkylation repair protein: MAEKLKDTLFPIAKVQLFASVLKEVYPAFQSEEFVAAVCDKNWPERELKEKMRHTTLCLHRFLPNDFEKAVEILVAIVPKVTGFEAIVLPDYVEVYGQEHWDIALPALGELTKCGSSEFGIRPFLNNDLEGAMKYMLAWADSNDFKVRRFASEGCRPRLPWASGVPALKKNPALILPILEKLKNDPEEFVRKSVANNLNDISKDHPELVLDICERWQGHSKNTDWIIKHACRTLLKQGNKRAMLLFGFANPELMKVEDFQLSNSVPAIGDDISFRFKLVLNTQQKQKVRIEYLVHFVKASGKTSPKVFHIKEVEMKPGLHTISKKHTFKNMSTRKHYPGEHTFEIVINGEVKASAQLQLK; this comes from the coding sequence ATGGCCGAAAAACTAAAAGACACCCTGTTTCCAATAGCGAAAGTGCAACTTTTTGCAAGCGTTTTAAAAGAAGTTTATCCGGCTTTTCAGTCGGAAGAATTTGTTGCTGCAGTGTGCGACAAAAACTGGCCGGAGCGCGAGTTAAAAGAAAAAATGCGCCACACTACTTTGTGCCTGCACCGGTTTTTGCCCAATGATTTTGAAAAGGCTGTTGAAATTCTGGTGGCCATTGTACCCAAAGTAACGGGTTTTGAGGCGATTGTTTTGCCCGATTATGTTGAAGTTTACGGACAAGAACACTGGGATATTGCATTGCCCGCACTGGGCGAACTCACCAAATGCGGAAGCTCTGAATTTGGTATCAGGCCATTCTTAAACAACGATTTGGAAGGCGCCATGAAATACATGCTTGCCTGGGCCGACAGCAACGATTTTAAAGTGAGACGCTTTGCCAGCGAAGGATGTCGTCCGCGCCTGCCCTGGGCATCAGGAGTGCCGGCGCTGAAAAAAAATCCGGCGCTGATTCTGCCAATTCTGGAGAAATTAAAAAACGACCCGGAAGAATTTGTGCGCAAAAGTGTGGCCAATAATCTGAACGACATTTCGAAAGATCACCCGGAACTGGTGCTTGATATTTGCGAACGTTGGCAAGGCCATTCAAAAAACACCGACTGGATAATAAAACATGCCTGCCGCACCCTGTTGAAACAAGGAAATAAACGAGCCATGCTGCTGTTTGGGTTTGCCAATCCGGAGTTAATGAAAGTGGAGGATTTTCAGCTTTCCAACAGTGTGCCAGCAATTGGCGATGATATTTCGTTTCGTTTCAAGCTAGTGCTAAATACCCAACAAAAACAAAAAGTACGTATCGAATACCTTGTTCACTTTGTAAAAGCCAGTGGCAAAACATCGCCAAAAGTTTTTCATATAAAAGAGGTGGAAATGAAACCGGGCTTGCATACAATCAGCAAAAAACATACATTTAAAAATATGTCGACACGTAAACATTACCCCGGCGAACACACTTTCGAGATTGTAATAAACGGCGAAGTAAAAGCTTCTGCCCAACTTCAACTTAAGTAA